A window of Oscillatoria sp. FACHB-1406 contains these coding sequences:
- a CDS encoding dihydroorotase — MTLSDLLIRNARILLPEGEFTQGDVLIQQGKISEIASTIEAEAAEIDATNLTLLPGVIDPQVHFREPGLEYKEDLFTASCACARGGVTSFLEMPNTRPLTTTQATLDDKLQRAAQKCLVNYGFFIGATAENSPDLLEANPTCGIKVFMGSMHGALLVSTEAELEPIFAKGTRLIAVHAEDRARIEERRSQFSGQTNPAVHSQIQDNQAALNATQLALKLSKKYQRRLHILHLSTAEEAELLRVDKPSWVTAEVTPQHLLLNVAAYETIGTLAQMNPPLRTERDNEVLWQALLDGVIDFIATDHAPHTLEEKGKDYPNTPSGMPGVETSLPLMLTQAMQGQCTVVQVSNWMSAAVAKAYKIPNKGLIKPGYDADLILVDLENYRPVLREELQTKCGWSPFEGWSLTGWPQYTIVGGQVAWEKGRLHSEVRGKALSFEA, encoded by the coding sequence ATGACTTTATCCGACCTCCTCATCCGCAACGCTCGCATCCTTTTACCTGAAGGAGAATTCACCCAAGGCGACGTTCTCATTCAACAGGGAAAAATTAGCGAAATTGCCTCCACAATTGAGGCAGAAGCCGCAGAAATTGACGCAACTAATCTTACCCTTCTTCCCGGCGTTATCGACCCACAAGTACACTTTCGCGAACCCGGACTCGAATATAAAGAAGACCTATTTACGGCAAGTTGTGCTTGTGCGAGAGGGGGAGTTACCTCTTTCTTGGAAATGCCCAACACGCGCCCGTTAACGACAACACAAGCAACTTTAGACGATAAATTGCAGCGCGCCGCCCAAAAATGTTTGGTTAATTACGGCTTTTTTATCGGCGCAACGGCGGAAAATTCACCCGATTTGCTCGAAGCCAATCCAACCTGCGGGATTAAGGTTTTTATGGGTTCGATGCACGGGGCGTTATTAGTGAGTACGGAGGCAGAATTAGAGCCAATTTTCGCTAAAGGGACTCGGTTGATTGCCGTCCACGCGGAAGATAGGGCTAGAATTGAGGAACGGCGATCGCAATTTTCCGGGCAAACTAACCCCGCAGTTCACTCACAAATCCAAGATAATCAAGCTGCTTTAAATGCAACCCAACTTGCCTTAAAATTATCAAAAAAATATCAACGTCGCTTGCATATTTTACATTTATCAACCGCAGAAGAAGCAGAATTACTTCGAGTTGACAAACCGAGTTGGGTAACAGCAGAAGTTACGCCCCAGCATTTGCTTTTAAACGTTGCAGCTTATGAAACAATCGGAACGTTAGCGCAAATGAACCCGCCGCTACGAACGGAACGAGATAATGAGGTTTTGTGGCAAGCCTTGTTAGATGGTGTAATTGATTTTATTGCGACGGATCACGCGCCGCATACGCTAGAAGAAAAGGGAAAAGACTATCCGAATACGCCGTCGGGAATGCCGGGAGTAGAAACATCTTTGCCGTTAATGTTGACGCAAGCAATGCAAGGACAGTGTACGGTAGTGCAAGTTTCTAACTGGATGTCCGCAGCCGTTGCAAAAGCGTATAAAATTCCTAATAAGGGCTTAATTAAACCGGGCTACGATGCCGATTTAATCTTAGTAGATTTAGAAAATTATCGTCCTGTATTGCGGGAAGAATTGCAAACAAAATGCGGTTGGAGTCCGTTTGAAGGTTGGAGTTTAACGGGGTGGCCGCAGTATACGATTGTTGGCGGACAAGTTGCATGGGAAAAAGGTCGCCTTCATTCTGAGGTGCGGGGAAAAGCATTAAGTTTTGAGGCGTGA
- a CDS encoding serine hydrolase, whose protein sequence is MRRLNKIGSNQKQPLKSASRPVQRAKTAPKSPTLATLPPKRRPSSAVARFQQRRSQSSRPRLPKIDTVVPKSSSPAASKPNLAKLPLYLVRLLIVGIGVGAISGTLISATNKSYLSQSANAKAEKVAAAPVRPPALLLKQESPELKSQIQTLLAKSPDFHAGVLLADLDTGVYLNLDGGTTFAAASTIKLPILVAFFQDVDAGKVSLEEKLTMTEATIAGEAGNMQYKEPGTQFSALETVTQMITVSDNTATNMIIERLGGAEVLNQRFRAWGLSSTAIQNYLPDVEGTNTTSPVDLAKVLAKLERGELVSAASRDRILEMMRNVITRDLLPRGLDEGATIAHKTGNIGSLVADAGAIETPTGKRYLAVVMVQRPHNDIKAKQLIRDISRSAYQYFNRSIATPVSTPTPNITETPAKSSEEMAAEE, encoded by the coding sequence ATGCGGCGTTTGAACAAAATCGGGTCGAATCAAAAACAACCGCTGAAGTCAGCATCGCGCCCAGTGCAGCGCGCTAAAACTGCCCCGAAATCACCCACGCTGGCTACCTTACCCCCAAAGCGCCGCCCTTCATCCGCCGTAGCGCGCTTTCAACAACGCCGTTCGCAATCTTCGCGCCCCCGCCTCCCAAAGATTGATACCGTTGTCCCCAAATCTTCCTCTCCTGCTGCTAGCAAACCCAACTTAGCCAAACTTCCGCTTTATCTCGTCCGCCTGCTTATCGTCGGAATCGGGGTGGGGGCAATTTCCGGAACGTTGATATCAGCAACCAACAAGTCTTATCTATCCCAATCGGCGAACGCCAAAGCCGAAAAAGTTGCCGCAGCGCCCGTTCGTCCCCCCGCCTTACTGCTAAAACAAGAAAGTCCCGAACTCAAGTCGCAAATTCAAACGCTGCTGGCAAAATCGCCGGACTTTCACGCTGGGGTATTGTTAGCAGATCTGGATACGGGAGTTTATTTGAATCTTGACGGCGGGACAACTTTTGCTGCGGCGAGTACGATTAAATTGCCGATTTTGGTTGCATTTTTTCAAGATGTCGATGCGGGGAAAGTCTCGTTAGAAGAAAAGTTAACGATGACGGAAGCAACGATCGCGGGCGAAGCCGGTAATATGCAGTATAAAGAACCGGGAACTCAGTTTTCGGCGTTGGAAACCGTAACGCAGATGATTACGGTAAGCGATAATACCGCAACGAATATGATTATCGAACGCCTCGGCGGTGCGGAAGTTTTAAATCAGCGCTTTCGGGCGTGGGGTTTATCGTCAACGGCAATTCAAAATTATCTGCCCGATGTCGAGGGTACAAATACTACCAGTCCCGTGGATTTAGCGAAGGTTTTAGCGAAGTTGGAGCGCGGCGAACTGGTTTCAGCGGCATCGCGCGATCGCATTTTAGAAATGATGCGTAATGTCATTACGAGAGATCTCCTGCCTCGAGGCTTGGACGAAGGCGCTACAATTGCCCATAAAACTGGTAATATTGGCTCTCTCGTCGCTGATGCGGGTGCGATCGAAACTCCCACTGGCAAGCGCTATCTCGCCGTTGTTATGGTTCAACGTCCCCACAACGATATTAAAGCCAAACAACTAATCCGCGACATTTCTCGCAGCGCCTATCAATACTTCAATCGCTCCATTGCTACCCCCGTCTCAACTCCCACGCCCAATATTACTGAAACTCCGGCTAAAAGTTCGGAAGAGATGGCGGCTGAAGAGTGA
- a CDS encoding TrmJ/YjtD family RNA methyltransferase, giving the protein MAASSLKNIRIILVEPAGALNVGSVARAMKNMGLEQLILVSPHCDRNSEEARQMAVHAGDILAGARIVESLSEALQGCHRAIATTARNRKRPLPLESPKTVLPWLLEDKTLTSALIFGPEDRGLNNQELSLAQRYLEIPANPEYSSLNLAQAVVVCAYELYQLTLSPPSPSLPITPSPHHPLTPSPSLPITPSPHHPLTPSPSHPLTPSPPHSLPATLDSLENYYQHLERVLLAIGYLYPHTATARMEKFRHLFHRAALSSEEVALLRGILRQMEWAMESGSQKR; this is encoded by the coding sequence ATGGCTGCTTCCTCCCTAAAAAACATCCGCATTATCCTCGTCGAACCGGCGGGGGCGTTAAACGTCGGTTCCGTCGCGCGCGCGATGAAAAATATGGGCTTAGAGCAACTCATTTTAGTTTCGCCCCATTGCGATCGCAATAGCGAAGAGGCGCGGCAGATGGCAGTTCATGCAGGCGATATCTTAGCGGGGGCGCGGATTGTGGAGAGTTTGAGCGAAGCATTGCAAGGCTGTCACCGCGCGATCGCAACGACAGCACGCAACCGCAAGCGCCCATTACCCCTCGAAAGCCCAAAAACCGTTTTACCCTGGCTTCTAGAGGATAAAACCCTCACTTCCGCCCTCATTTTTGGCCCCGAAGATCGCGGCTTAAATAACCAAGAACTCAGCCTCGCGCAACGCTACCTCGAAATTCCCGCCAACCCCGAATATTCCTCCCTCAATCTCGCCCAAGCAGTCGTTGTCTGCGCCTACGAACTCTATCAATTAACCCTCTCTCCCCCCTCACCCTCTCTCCCCATCACCCCCTCACCCCATCACCCCCTCACCCCCTCACCCTCTCTCCCCATCACCCCCTCACCCCATCACCCCCTCACCCCCTCACCCTCTCACCCCCTCACCCCCTCACCCCCTCACTCCCTCCCCGCCACCCTCGATTCCTTAGAAAACTATTACCAACATCTCGAGCGAGTGTTGCTGGCGATCGGCTATCTTTATCCTCATACTGCTACCGCCCGTATGGAAAAATTCCGCCATCTCTTCCATCGCGCCGCCCTCAGCAGCGAAGAAGTTGCTTTGTTGCGCGGGATATTGCGGCAAATGGAATGGGCGATGGAATCGGGTTCGCAGAAGCGGTAG